Proteins co-encoded in one Polaromonas vacuolata genomic window:
- a CDS encoding nucleotidyltransferase family protein: protein MILAAGRGERMRPLTDVYPKPLLQVRGKALLDWQVEALARGGFAQLVINTDWLGHQIEQHFSDQPDIVFSHEGQDFGAALETAGGIARALPLLGDMFWVLAGDVFMPGFEFSQSAVDHFAASDKLAHLWLVPNPAHNLSGDFGLSDTGLALNLDAASSEPRHTFSTVALYRRAFFDSLPAGNPQGQRAALAPLLRLAMARQQVSAQLYQGAWTDVGTPARLAELNQT from the coding sequence ATGATTCTTGCCGCTGGTCGCGGCGAACGCATGCGGCCGCTGACCGATGTGTATCCCAAGCCGCTGCTGCAGGTACGCGGCAAGGCTTTGCTCGACTGGCAGGTTGAAGCACTGGCGCGGGGAGGCTTCGCGCAGCTGGTCATCAACACCGATTGGTTGGGCCATCAAATCGAGCAGCATTTTTCAGACCAGCCCGATATTGTTTTTTCGCACGAAGGCCAAGACTTTGGCGCTGCGCTAGAAACCGCTGGCGGAATAGCCCGCGCTCTGCCATTGCTAGGCGATATGTTTTGGGTTTTAGCCGGCGATGTTTTTATGCCGGGCTTTGAATTTTCTCAATCAGCGGTAGACCACTTTGCCGCCAGCGACAAGCTCGCCCACCTCTGGCTAGTACCCAATCCAGCGCACAACCTATCGGGTGACTTTGGCCTATCGGATACGGGGCTGGCGCTTAACCTGGATGCTGCATCCAGCGAGCCACGCCACACCTTCAGCACGGTGGCGCTTTATCGCCGCGCATTTTTTGACAGTCTGCCCGCCGGCAATCCACAAGGACAACGGGCGGCATTAGCACCACTGCTGCGCCTGGCCATGGCGCGCCAACAAGTTAGCGCCCAGCTATACCAAGGCGCTTGGACCGATGTCGGCACACCGGCGCGATTAGCCGAACTAAACCAAACATGA
- a CDS encoding aminopeptidase P N-terminal domain-containing protein, which produces MSLNSVYQKRRALVAKALKAAGGGVALLPTAPEHPRNRDSDFPYRHDSYFYYLTGFSEPDSWLVIEASGKSTLFCRPKDTEREIWDGLRLGPDSAPAGLALDQAFGVDSLDEKMPALLANQPAVWFPFATHKGLETQVDGWLDKVRARVRLGAQCPRSLHDLCQLLDEMRLIKDAHEIAILRRAGKISAGAHVRAMQTSAAMLRANVKTTKASKSASAAKDSLREYHLEAELLHEFRRHGAQFPAYTSIVAAGANACILHYRADTAEVKNGDLCLIDAGCELDGYASDITRTFPANGKFTPAQRTLYDIVLAAQQAAIKVSKPGKRFTDPHDAATRVLAQGMLDTGLLDAKQHGTVDDVIASGAYRQFYMHRTGHWMGMDVHDCGDYTEPNGKPKLEKDGLGQMVMKKPPRILRAGMVLTIEPGIYVRPAKGVPKEFWNIGIRIEDDALITAKGCELLTRGVPVDADEIEALMQA; this is translated from the coding sequence ATGAGCCTTAACTCCGTTTACCAAAAACGCCGCGCATTAGTCGCCAAAGCCTTAAAGGCTGCCGGCGGCGGTGTCGCCTTGCTGCCAACCGCACCAGAGCACCCGCGTAACCGCGACAGCGACTTTCCCTATCGGCACGACAGCTACTTTTACTATCTGACCGGCTTTAGCGAGCCAGACAGCTGGCTGGTGATTGAAGCCAGCGGCAAGAGCACACTGTTTTGCCGACCGAAAGACACCGAACGTGAAATCTGGGATGGCTTGCGCTTGGGTCCAGACTCTGCACCAGCCGGCTTGGCACTAGATCAAGCCTTTGGCGTTGACAGCTTGGACGAGAAAATGCCAGCACTACTGGCCAATCAGCCGGCAGTCTGGTTTCCGTTTGCGACCCACAAAGGCTTGGAGACGCAAGTTGACGGCTGGCTAGACAAGGTCAGAGCGCGCGTGCGCTTGGGCGCCCAGTGTCCGCGAAGCCTGCACGACTTATGCCAACTGCTAGACGAGATGCGTTTGATTAAGGACGCGCATGAAATAGCCATCCTGCGGCGCGCAGGGAAGATTTCGGCAGGCGCCCATGTGCGGGCGATGCAAACTTCAGCCGCAATGCTGCGCGCCAACGTTAAAACCACCAAGGCATCAAAGTCAGCCAGCGCCGCCAAAGACAGTTTGCGCGAATACCATTTAGAAGCTGAATTACTGCACGAATTTCGTCGCCACGGCGCGCAGTTTCCGGCCTACACCAGCATTGTTGCGGCCGGAGCGAACGCCTGCATACTGCACTACCGAGCCGACACGGCCGAAGTCAAAAATGGTGACTTGTGCCTGATAGACGCCGGCTGCGAGCTCGATGGCTATGCCAGCGATATCACCCGCACATTCCCGGCAAATGGCAAATTCACACCGGCCCAACGCACGCTCTACGACATCGTTTTGGCCGCGCAGCAAGCGGCCATCAAGGTCAGCAAACCCGGCAAACGTTTTACCGATCCGCACGACGCCGCTACCCGTGTGCTGGCCCAAGGCATGCTGGACACCGGCCTGCTAGACGCCAAACAACACGGCACGGTTGACGATGTGATTGCCTCTGGCGCCTACCGCCAGTTTTACATGCACCGCACCGGCCACTGGATGGGCATGGATGTGCATGACTGCGGCGACTACACCGAGCCCAATGGGAAACCCAAATTAGAAAAAGACGGGCTTGGCCAAATGGTGATGAAAAAACCGCCACGCATTTTGCGCGCCGGTATGGTGCTGACGATTGAGCCCGGGATTTACGTGCGACCCGCCAAAGGCGTGCCGAAAGAATTCTGGAATATTGGCATACGTATAGAAGACGACGCCTTGATCACGGCCAAAGGCTGCGAGTTGCTTACACGTGGCGTGCCAGTAGACGCCGACGAAATCGAGGCGCTGATGCAAGCCTAA